A single Wolbachia endosymbiont (group A) of Bibio marci DNA region contains:
- a CDS encoding PleD family two-component system response regulator: MTAKILVVDDVLSNVKLLEARLKAEYYTVIVAYDGEEAMDLVAKQQPDIILLDIMMPKMNGFEVCKKLKSDPLTTHIPIIMVTALHDAHDRVQGINAGADDFLTKPIDETALSARIKSLTRLKMIIDELRLRGETNVEIGGVAGNSIMDYSNQIFDANILVVDEDVFQAEQIYNVLKHRFRSIKILSDPVEALKVGIKDNYDLIISDMQFSKTDGLRLCSGFRSKAETRYTPILILSEDYDKNNLVKALDVGANDYLTVPLDEGELIARVNSQVKRKRYQDALRMNLFNNAEMSIKDPLTNCYNRRYFDAHLRNIVKDSVEKDRRLSLMILDIDYFKMVNDNFGHSAGDELLKQIQRRISENIRVTDLLARFGGEEFVVVMPDTDTSDAYTIAERIRKIIAKKPFILADKNTTHNVTVSIGIAEMQESDLDDIKKFIVRADKYLYKAKNSGRNRVITG; the protein is encoded by the coding sequence ATGACAGCGAAGATTCTGGTAGTAGATGATGTACTATCTAATGTCAAGCTTTTAGAAGCTCGACTAAAAGCAGAGTACTATACGGTTATCGTAGCCTATGATGGTGAGGAAGCTATGGATTTAGTAGCAAAGCAGCAGCCTGATATTATATTGCTCGATATCATGATGCCAAAAATGAATGGCTTTGAAGTCTGTAAGAAGCTAAAGAGTGATCCCTTAACGACTCATATTCCAATAATTATGGTAACTGCGCTGCATGACGCTCATGATAGAGTACAGGGCATTAATGCTGGTGCAGATGATTTTCTGACTAAACCAATAGACGAAACTGCTTTATCTGCAAGGATCAAGTCTCTCACGCGCTTAAAAATGATTATAGATGAATTGCGTTTAAGAGGAGAAACCAACGTTGAGATTGGCGGAGTAGCAGGAAACAGTATTATGGATTATTCTAATCAGATTTTTGATGCTAACATACTTGTTGTAGATGAAGATGTCTTTCAAGCAGAGCAGATATATAATGTACTAAAGCACCGCTTTAGGTCAATTAAAATACTGAGTGATCCAGTAGAGGCATTAAAGGTTGGTATTAAGGATAATTACGACCTGATCATTTCTGATATGCAGTTTTCAAAAACTGACGGCTTGCGTTTGTGTTCTGGGTTTCGTAGTAAGGCGGAAACACGTTATACACCAATTCTAATTCTTTCTGAGGATTATGATAAAAACAATTTAGTAAAAGCACTTGATGTAGGTGCTAATGATTATTTAACAGTACCTTTGGATGAGGGTGAGTTAATAGCAAGGGTTAATTCGCAAGTGAAACGCAAAAGATATCAAGATGCCTTGAGAATGAATTTATTTAATAATGCGGAAATGTCTATAAAGGACCCATTAACTAACTGTTATAATAGAAGATATTTTGATGCACACTTAAGAAACATTGTTAAGGACTCTGTAGAAAAAGATAGAAGGTTGTCTCTTATGATACTTGATATAGACTATTTTAAGATGGTGAATGACAATTTTGGACATAGTGCTGGAGATGAACTTTTAAAGCAAATACAGAGAAGAATTTCTGAAAATATTAGAGTGACAGATTTGTTAGCTAGATTTGGTGGTGAGGAATTTGTTGTTGTAATGCCAGATACCGATACATCAGATGCGTATACTATTGCGGAAAGAATACGCAAAATTATTGCTAAAAAACCTTTTATACTTGCGGATAAAAATACAACCCACAATGTAACTGTGAGCATTGGAATTGCAGAAATGCAAGAATCTGACCTTGACGATATTAAAAAATTTATAGTACGTGCTGACAAATATTTATATAAGGCAAAAAACAGTGGTAGAAATAGAGTGATTACTGGCTGA
- the recO gene encoding DNA repair protein RecO, with protein sequence MRWKDEGIIIAAKKYGDKNLILSLFTKNHGKRRGLTKLTNNSNYKFQISNLLHAEWSAKLPENLGFFKCELIESPFHHFFQDRLKSITIVSFSSILEKVLPESEPCVVLYDNFRYFIDIIKHNNELWQGHYLNLELLLLTQLGFKLDLSKCAVTGVKENLQFISPKTGRAVSKKAGDYYADKLLPFPPMLHDVYNNNLQNSYSFQEFQLGLKVTGYFLNKYLFLQLNMEFPELRNLMLSL encoded by the coding sequence ATGAGATGGAAAGATGAAGGCATCATTATAGCTGCTAAAAAATACGGCGATAAAAACTTAATTCTTTCTCTGTTTACAAAAAATCATGGAAAGCGCAGGGGATTAACTAAGCTAACAAACAATAGCAATTATAAGTTTCAGATAAGTAATCTATTACATGCAGAATGGAGTGCTAAATTACCTGAAAATCTAGGTTTTTTTAAGTGCGAATTAATCGAATCTCCATTCCATCATTTCTTTCAAGATAGGTTAAAAAGCATTACTATTGTTTCTTTCTCCTCTATTTTAGAAAAAGTGCTTCCAGAGAGTGAACCTTGTGTTGTACTGTATGATAACTTTCGATATTTCATCGACATAATTAAGCACAATAATGAACTTTGGCAAGGCCATTACCTCAACTTAGAGCTTCTGCTTCTTACGCAATTGGGATTCAAGTTAGACTTATCCAAATGCGCTGTAACAGGTGTTAAGGAAAATCTACAATTTATTTCTCCAAAAACTGGCAGAGCAGTGTCAAAAAAAGCAGGAGATTATTATGCAGATAAACTCCTACCTTTTCCACCAATGTTGCATGATGTATACAATAATAACCTACAAAACAGCTACTCATTCCAAGAATTTCAGTTAGGACTGAAAGTCACAGGATATTTCTTAAATAAGTATCTATTTTTGCAACTAAATATGGAATTTCCAGAGCTAAGAAATCTCATGCTTTCGCTTTAA